Below is a window of Desulfurococcus amylolyticus Z-533 DNA.
TCTGCATTGAATACTTTATCGTGCCTGAAGCACTTGAGCATCTCTCTCCATATCCTGATGATCTATATGCATCTTACATAACGAGCATGTTGTCGAGGCATATTCTCCACTTATCTCCTCGACTACCGTTTGTCCCTAGAGGGCTGTTCTGTGCTTTTTAGGGTCATTTAGGGTCGCCTCTAGGGACATCCGCCTCGCCCACAGGTCACGTGCTATCACCGTGGGTTCATTGGCGGCGGTCGAGCCCAACGGCACGGGGCTCCCATCTAGGTTGAGGCCCGCGGGGCTTGGAGCACCGCTCCCACCGCCCCGCAGGGCTCTGAGGAGCAAGTTCCACACAGCTACCACGTCTCTGTGCCAGTACTCGCCCCGCCATAAATGGCGAGGCTTTCAGCTGTAAATAATATCCTGGTTAGTTACTCAATATGTGATTCAAGTGATTTAGCCGTATATACACAGCTTTCGCCAGGGCTCCGGGCATGCTTCTCCTCGGTGGCCACCACTCTTTTACCCAGTAGCCCACCTAGATAGCCCTCTATTATTCCAAGGGTTATCTGCGGCATGGCGGATAAGCTGGCTTCTGATAAGGCTGAGCACTCCCAGTTATCTACTACTTCTATAACATAGTTAATGTAGTCCTCAGTGTATGCTCTAACCCTGGATGCAAGCCCCATTGCATTATATATGGCCTCAAAGAACCTCAATCCCTGTTTAACGTATTCTTCGAAACCACCTACATCCTCGATCCTCATGTTCCACCGCTTAAACAAGTGTCTACCAATCCCTTTACCCATATTTCTCAAAGCATTTTGGATATGGCTCTCCAAGCCAGGCGTGGATGATAGATACATGTACATCTCTCGGAAGCCTTCACGAAGTGATCCATGAGTAAACACGTGGGCCTTTGCATCTATGAAATACAGCACTATATTCCTGGGGAAGATATAGATGTTAAACGCGGAGAGGTATTCAACCGATGAAATAATATCCTTTAAATCTCTCCTTAAAGCCTCAGCAAGCTCCCTGCCACAGGCTTCATCACAATCCTCTACAAGGATAAATAGTCTAGCTTTATCCATGTCACTAGTGACAATGCCCGGTGTAGTAATATTAGCTATACTATACCCCCTTGAAAGTATTAACTCGCTTATCCTAGCAACAACGCCCTTACCGTTTCTAACCACGAGGTCAAGCAGCGTGAATGGCTTATCCCTGAGGAGGAACCCGGTTGGAATATAAATATTTCTTAAAGCATCCCCACCTACTTTGTCACCTACTTTAGTACCACCGAAAAGCCGGCGTAGAATAATATAACACCCCCGCAATTCATTAACACTGTAATCCACATAATAATAATTAGCACACGGGATTAAAAAAACATCCCCATTCCTCCAAAAAGGCATCGGAAGCCGTGCCTGCGTTGTTTATAGGCACAAGTAGCCCTGATCACCCCTTAGCTCTTCGTCCACAGGGTCTGCTCTAGACCAGGAGTAGATCCTCCTCACTAGTCTAAGCATGAGCCTTCTGCTCAGCAAGCTTCTCCGCCGCGATCATCTCTGGATCCCCAGGTATTTATTAATAGGGGTCTTCACGACTCCGGGATTCCCAGGCTTCTAATGGGATTTTTGTCTATGAATAAAGTGCTATGGCTATTGAAGTGGGTTCGACTCCTTCGTTCCTTCCTTTCTTCGCCACCAGCCCCTTGCTCTTGAGCTTCGTGAGAGTGTTCCTCACGGTTTTCTCTTTGACTCCGAGCTCTCTGGCTAGTTCTACTACTGTGACACCGGGTTTCTCGAGGACGAGCTTTAATACTCTCTGCTCTAGGTTCGATAGCTTGCCTCGGTTTAATAGGTTCTCGTAAAGGCTGTGATCTATGAGAACTCTCTCCTCCCTCGCTCTCCGGCTCGTAATATATTTTGAAAGGCCTCCCTGAGACCAGGACTGCGACTTCCAGCATATGGCTGAGTATTCTTAGCCCAGCTCCGAGGAGAAGTATTAGCTCCCCCTCATGTTTACCCAGCTCTTTCCTCACCTCTGCTATAGACTCGTAGAACCTAGAGCAGTCCACTTCTAAGAGGCCCGGCTCCGGAAGGTCCTGTCTGCTACACGAGGCCTTCAAGCCGTCGAAAGCCCTTCTAACACCACCTACGAGAGGCTTGCAGGAGACCACAAGGAGCCTGTCCAGCCTAGAAGCCCTCAACTGTATTAGCGCCCTGATCAAGATATCCTCATGGAAGCCCAGGGGAGACAAGAAGACTCTAGGCATAGGCAATAACCTAGAGTAAAAATATCCCAACCAGGCTTAAAAATCCCAAGCATGCCATGGGAATAAAAGAAAACTGAAGCAGGGAGGCAGGATGATCACAACTGTCAATCAAGCCATCACAGAATTCAAGAACTAGAACAACATAAAACAACCCAGCAGACACAATCCCAGGATTCAAAGGGAATTCACCGAGCCAATACACGAGGCACGATCACTGATCAACCCAACATGACAACCATAAATCAACATCAACACAAAACATTTAAAACCCAAGACACCAAAAGAATAAACATGAATACATCAAAGATCAAAAATAGAATACAATAGAAAGAATTGAAAGCACGTCGTAGGCGTTCACGACTACCGTTACGGATCCGGACGAGGCGAGAATACAATAGAAAGAATTGAAAGTACGCATTCATCGAGTTGAGTTTCAAGGATTTCATCTGGGATAAGAATACAATAGAAAGAATTGAAAGAAGGCCGACAAGGAGGAGGGCGTCGTCGTTTACCCACACGTACGAATACAATAGGAAGAATTGAAAGCATTCCAGCATCCTGTCCACTCTACCTACAAAGGTGAATACAATAGAAAGAATTGAAAGTCGGGTCTCCGCGAGCTCCACGAGACGGCAGGTCGATCTTGCTGAGAATACAATAGGAAGAATTGAAAGTATTGTAGAATCTCAAGAGATCTCTACGCTCCTTGAAGAACTCTAGAATACAATAGGAAGAATTGAAAGTACTGGCCCGTGTCAACGGTGAGTCTCACGTAGTCGCCAGCGTTGAATACAATAGAAAGAATTGAAAGCTTACTGAGCCAACACTAACACTACCAATGTAGACACTACCATAGAATACAATAGAAAGAATTGAAAGCCTCAGTATAGCCAAGCTGGGCTAGCTTTTCCTTAAACGTCTCGAATACAATAGAAAGAATTGAAAGCGTTCACTCATAACTAGTAAAGCCCTGTTCCCATTACGATCGAATACAATAGAAAGAATTGAAAGACTGGGGGAGGCGGGGGCGATAGCATTGAAATCCCAAAGAGGAATACAATAGAAAGAATTGAAAGTAACTTTAAAGTTAAACTTTACCATAAACCCACTTTTACATTTGAATACAATAGAAAGAATTGAAAGGCTCCCTCACCATTCCTGATCGCATCTGCTATTGAAACGAATACAATAGAAAGAATTGAAAGTATCACCACCTCACCACCGTGGCTATCAAATTCTGTCTCCCAGAATACAATAGAAAGAATTGAAAGAAGAAATACAGCCTTGATATGTGGAAAAAAGACATGCTTGAGAGAATACAATAGAAAGAATTGAAAGTATAGTAATTACTACGGAAACGTTGGTATCTGTTTCTATGAGAATACAATAGAAAGAATTGAAAGTTTATATAGATAACTGTGTACCTCTGCTTTGTAGTAGCATCCGTGAAGAATACAATAGAAAGAATTGAAAGCGGCTTGAGTCTCAATTTGTTGATTCTCCAATTTCTCTAAGTATGAATACAATAGAAAGAATTGAAAGGCTGAGTCAGCATGTTCACGAACTCATCCCTCGAGATGCGGAATACAATAGAAAGAATTGAAAGGACTCATACACTAGCGCTAAGTGAGAGACGTCGCACGCTAGAATACAATAGAAAGAATTGAAAGACTCATACTACCTCACTCGGACTCTGGGGCTGTCTCTGGGGCGAAGAATACAATAGAAAGAATTGAAAGCAATTATACTAATTAAGAGTACCCGAGCCTGGGTTTATAAATCCGAATACAATAGAAAGAATTGAAAGTATCCGCGCCTGAGGGTATTCTATCGATGCCTTTCTCCAACAGAATACAATAGAAAGAATTGAAAGATTGAACAACCCGCCCCCACCGACTACGGGACCGAAGTATTCAGAATACAATAGAAAGAATTGAAAGGTAGCTCCCTGTCCACCAGATATATGTAATGCTGTGGATCTAGAATACAATAGAAAGAATTGAAAGCTCATTGATCACACCCTATCGGGGTGAACGAGCTGTCTTCTGAATACAATAGAAAGAATTGAAGAAAATAACCCCGATCGCAACCATTATTTTTTAGCCCCCGAATACAATAGAAAGAATTGAAAGTCCGCTAAACCTGGTGGAAGTGGATGAGTGATGACGGTGAACGTGACAATAGTCACGTACTCGATGATAAAATACTAGAATGTATGAGTGTCTACGGATTATACATATGTAAAGGCGACGTGGTACAGGTATTTCCACGTAGTAGATCGCTGGCAAGCGTCATTGGGAGGGTCAAGGCGTTAACGTCATCATCAATAGTGCTGGAGAACGATGAAAACACGGTAGCTATACGCATTAGCGAAATCAAGATGATCCGCATAGCCAAGTTTAAACGCATATGATTTTTTACTCAATCGAATACAATAGAAAGAATTGAAGAGATAGGGTTGTGGGGAGGGGTCAGCTCTATTTCTTTTAAATATTTGTTTAAGATGGGAATAATTGAGGGTTATTTCACATGAGGTGGTGTTATTTAGGTGTGTGATATTGTGGTGTTGGAATATAATTGTGAGGGTGGCTGGATGTTTGTATGGTGTTGTCTTAGTTTAAATATAGGGTGAGGGTGTCTCTGTGTTCTTCGAGGAATATGTTTCTCTTTCCTTGTAGGATTATGAGTGTTTGATCTCCGGTGATAACTATGTAGTCTATGAGTGTGTAGCCTGGTGTGACTATGGTTATGTAGTGCCCGGTGAATAAGCTTGTGGCTTTTACCAGGTGGTCCCCTAGATCTATCTCCTCTACTGTATTATAGCATTCCCTGAGTTCTTTCACTGCATCATGGTAGATGAACACTATTTTCCTTCTTGAGCCATAGACTTCCTTGACCTCGGCTCTCTTGAACCCCTTGACGCTTATGATTCGAGGACGTATCTCTATTGAGTAGTTCCAGCCACTTAACAAGAGGTACTCGCCTGCCCGTTTGACTTCTAGGCATCCATCCCTATACCTTATGCTATACATCACCAAGCAACCCCTTGTATAATCTATAGCGAACCACTAGTGTTTAAGATATAATATGGCTTCCAGGATCTTTATATATTGTGAACAGGTGTTGAACCATAGTGATCCAGCTAATATGTAAGACTTCACCAGCTTACTGTAGAATAATCGAGGACCTCATCCAGGAAACCGGGTTACCCATAGTTAGAGTAGAAAAATATAATCCATCAAACGGCGAAGCCATCGTATACGCTGGTAAAGTCGATAAAGACCTCAAGGACCTCCTCAACAATATCCACACAGGCAAACACAGGGTAAGACTCCTCATAAGCATCGAACACAACAACATACCCGAAGACGACGCCGCCGAATCCATCATTGAGAGCCGTAGAAGAGGCACAGGAATACTTATCGTAACACTCACATCAAGAGACCACAGGATCATCCGGGAAAAACTACCCGGAGTACCAGTAGTCAACATCCCCTTCTACACTATCGGGGGCGGGGAATTAAGGGATCTGATGCCAAGGGATGGAGGAATAATCACGCACAGCGATAAATGCATGGATATAGTCGAGGTGGCAAGGGAACTGGAAGGCGTAAGGTTTAACCCATTAATCATAAACTACTCTGAAAGGGATTGCGGTGGCACACCATGGATAATAAGTATTGCAACCGACGACCTCTTCAAGCTCACCCAACGCATAATAGCTGGACTCATAATTGATGAAAGCATTGAGAGCCATATAGTATTAAATACGCTATATAACAACACCCGCCCAATCATAGTATGCAGCAATATTGAGACACCCATGGATTCCAAGATAATCATAAAGACCAAGTGTGAACCGGTTAAACTAGTGGAGTCAATACTCGAATTATTCAGCAGGATCGAGTACTATAGGAGGATCAGCTCCGAACGCCCCTTGAAAAACAGTTCGGAAAGCATCCTAGGCATCTTAAGGGAGCATTTAACCGGGGGAAAGAATTAAACAGCTGACGCGCACAGTGGAAAACCGTTTTACTTCCTCAAGGCTGAAGCTATCTCATCCACGATCCTCGCTAGATCCTCCCGCGATGTAACAGACGACAGCCTTATCTTTGGAGCATATAACACGACTCTACCGGCCACCCTATCCTTAACCCTCACAAACTCCCTGTC
It encodes the following:
- a CDS encoding helix-turn-helix domain-containing protein, which produces MCWKSQSWSQGGLSKYITSRRAREERVLIDHSLYENLLNRGKLSNLEQRVLKLVLEKPGVTVVELARELGVKEKTVRNTLTKLKSKGLVAKKGRNEGVEPTSIAIALYS